One window of the Thamnophis elegans isolate rThaEle1 chromosome 6, rThaEle1.pri, whole genome shotgun sequence genome contains the following:
- the CXADR gene encoding coxsackievirus and adenovirus receptor isoform X1, with the protein MASLLPLFWAITFLCADLIEGVTITSTEQTMVTKAQGDKVTLLCTFTLTTADETPVEIEWSIFPPKGEEPVIIYNEGKIYDQYLLMGRVQFAKQNPASGNASIDILNLKTEDTGIYQCKVKKLPSIETHRVHLIVLEKPIKTKCHIEGSQEIGSDLTLKCKSQQGSPIIVYSWTKTTGSQELPATALPNENTGDLFVKNASQTYSGTYTCLAYNKVGRDECSVILTITPPIDRAGTIAGAVIGTLLALSLIAFIIFCCYKKRRDTKYEKEVHHDIREDVPPPKSRASTARSYIGSNRSSLGSMSPSNMDGFTKTQYNKVPSEDFERAPSQNQYFDPPKVAAPNLSRMGAIPVMIPAQSKDGSIV; encoded by the exons ATGGCATCGCTGCTGCCGCTCTTCTGGGCTATAACGTTTCTTTGCGCAG ATCTAATTGAAGGTGTAACAATAACATCGACAGAACAGACTATGGTTACAAAAGCTCAAGGAGATAAAGTTACACTGTTGTGCACATTTACTCTCACTACAGCAGATGAAACCCCAGTTGAAATTGAATGGAGCATTTTTCCACCAAAAGGGGAAGAACCA GTTATCATATATAATGAAGGCAAAATTTATGATCAATATCTTTTGATGGGACGAGTACAATTTGCTAAACAAAATCCAGCATCTGGAAATGCAAGCATTGATatcttaaatttaaaaacagAAGATACTGGTATATACCAATGTAAAGTGAAGAAGCTTCCTAGTATTGAAACTCATAGAGTCCATTTGATAGTACTTG AAAAACCCATAAAGACTAAATGCCACATTGAGGGATCACAGGAGATTGGAAGTGATCTTACTCTGAAATGTAAATCCCAACAAGGCTCTCCCATCATAGTGTACTCCTGGACAAAAACTACTGGTTCACAAGAACTTCCAGCAACAGCGTTACCAA ATGAAAATACAGGTGACTTATTTGTGAAAAATGCCTCTCAGACCTATTCTGGTACTTACACATGTTTGGCTTACAATAAGGTCGGCAGAGATGAATGTTCTGTCATACTGACTATTACACCCC ctATAGATAGAGCTGGTACTATTGCTGGAGCAGTTATAGGAACTCTTCTGGCACTCAGCTTAATAGCTTTCATCATTTTCTGTTGCTATAAGAAACGAAGAGAcacaaaatatgaaaaagaagtACATCATGATATCAG AGAGGATGTCCCTCCTCCAAAGAGTCGTGCCTCAACAGCCCGCAGCTACATAGGGAGTAATCGATCATCTTTGGGCTCAATGTCTCCATCTAATATGGATGGTTTTACCAAAACTCAATACAATAAAGTGCCGAGTGAAGACTTTGAACGTGCTCCCTCTCAGAACCAGTACTTTGATCCACCAAAGGTAGCTGCACCTAATCTAAGTAGAATGGGAGCTATTCCTGTGATGATACCAGCACAAAGCAAAGATGGTTCCATAGTATAA
- the CXADR gene encoding coxsackievirus and adenovirus receptor isoform X2, translating to MASLLPLFWAITFLCADLIEGVTITSTEQTMVTKAQGDKVTLLCTFTLTTADETPVEIEWSIFPPKGEEPVIIYNEGKIYDQYLLMGRVQFAKQNPASGNASIDILNLKTEDTGIYQCKVKKLPSIETHRVHLIVLEKPIKTKCHIEGSQEIGSDLTLKCKSQQGSPIIVYSWTKTTGSQELPATALPNENTGDLFVKNASQTYSGTYTCLAYNKVGRDECSVILTITPPIDRAGTIAGAVIGTLLALSLIAFIIFCCYKKRRDTKYEKEVHHDIREDVPPPKSRASTARSYIGSNRSSLGSMSPSNMDGFTKTQYNKVPSEDFERAPSQNQYFDPPKFENACGMRDITVV from the exons ATGGCATCGCTGCTGCCGCTCTTCTGGGCTATAACGTTTCTTTGCGCAG ATCTAATTGAAGGTGTAACAATAACATCGACAGAACAGACTATGGTTACAAAAGCTCAAGGAGATAAAGTTACACTGTTGTGCACATTTACTCTCACTACAGCAGATGAAACCCCAGTTGAAATTGAATGGAGCATTTTTCCACCAAAAGGGGAAGAACCA GTTATCATATATAATGAAGGCAAAATTTATGATCAATATCTTTTGATGGGACGAGTACAATTTGCTAAACAAAATCCAGCATCTGGAAATGCAAGCATTGATatcttaaatttaaaaacagAAGATACTGGTATATACCAATGTAAAGTGAAGAAGCTTCCTAGTATTGAAACTCATAGAGTCCATTTGATAGTACTTG AAAAACCCATAAAGACTAAATGCCACATTGAGGGATCACAGGAGATTGGAAGTGATCTTACTCTGAAATGTAAATCCCAACAAGGCTCTCCCATCATAGTGTACTCCTGGACAAAAACTACTGGTTCACAAGAACTTCCAGCAACAGCGTTACCAA ATGAAAATACAGGTGACTTATTTGTGAAAAATGCCTCTCAGACCTATTCTGGTACTTACACATGTTTGGCTTACAATAAGGTCGGCAGAGATGAATGTTCTGTCATACTGACTATTACACCCC ctATAGATAGAGCTGGTACTATTGCTGGAGCAGTTATAGGAACTCTTCTGGCACTCAGCTTAATAGCTTTCATCATTTTCTGTTGCTATAAGAAACGAAGAGAcacaaaatatgaaaaagaagtACATCATGATATCAG AGAGGATGTCCCTCCTCCAAAGAGTCGTGCCTCAACAGCCCGCAGCTACATAGGGAGTAATCGATCATCTTTGGGCTCAATGTCTCCATCTAATATGGATGGTTTTACCAAAACTCAATACAATAAAGTGCCGAGTGAAGACTTTGAACGTGCTCCCTCTCAGAACCAGTACTTTGATCCACCAAAG